DNA from Sorex araneus isolate mSorAra2 chromosome 6, mSorAra2.pri, whole genome shotgun sequence:
gtgtgggggggcacccCGAGGTGCTGCCCGGCCTCCGCTGCCTAAAGGGAACGTGGGAACCGCGGGCGGAGGCGGCGAGCGAGGGGCCCCAGCACGAGGCTGAGAGTGACAGGCCGTCGGACGGGGCGCCCGGGTTCCAGGGAGGCtcggaaggggaaagaaaaagggggaaatagcTCCGCGGCGCCGGGCGCAGAGGCCCGGAATAGCACGGGGGCTGGGAATTGCCGGGGGTCCCGTGGCGGCGTGGGGGCGTCCGGAATGACAGCGGGAGGCCGCCGGGAACTAAGGGGGCGACGTGGGCGGGAGCAGCGGGGGATGCTCGGCGCGCCCGGGCCCGCGGAGCGCGCGGGGACACGTCCAGGCGGCCGTCGGGCGCTCGGGGAAGGGgcagccgcccgccccgccccgtacTCACCGGGCCCCCCGGCCCCGTCCATCCGGCCCGCGGCTTGCTCGGAGGCGTCTAAGCCGCGGGGGCCATGGCccgggagaggggaaggggaagcaccccggggcgcgcgcgcgcgggggcccGGCCGCCTCCGGGGGGCGCTGTCGGGCGCGGGGACGGGGCCCGGAGGGGGCGCTGTGCGGTGGCCGCCGCCGTCTCCGGGGCCCGCCGGGGCCGCCGAGTCTCCCGGGGCCGCGCTGGGCTCCCGGGAGCGGGGGTGGCGGGGCCGTCCGGGGCCCCAGCGCCGCTGCACAAACAGGCGCCGGACGCGGAGCCGCCAGGAAGcgcgggagggggggcgggccGAGGGGGGGGCCGGGCCGCCTGGTAACCCCTCCCTGTCCGGGGCCCGCCGCTcgcccggggcggggccgccgctgacccccccacccggccccctccCGGGCCCACCGCGGTCCCCGCCCCGGGGCGCCCCGGAACGTCCCCGGGGAGCGAGCGAGCCGggctccccgcgccccggcccccgaCCCCTCGGAGCGGAGCCGAgcggcccgccccgccgccgccgcgaggGGACCGGGGCGGGGTCAGCACCTGGGCCCGCGGCCCGGGGGCGGCGCTTTCCCGGAGGGGCAAGGCCGAGGCCGCGCGCGCTGGAGCCGGCTAAGCCTGGGGGTGGGAGAACGCCCGGGGTATTGGGGTCACGGTGGCATTAGCCCAGCGCAAGCCGGGCCGGGCTGACTCAGCGCGCGGCCCCGGCCCTGTGGCCACTGCCCGCCCGTGGGGACAGAGATGGGAGATGGCGCGGGTGCTGGCCCTGGTGCTGCCCGTCCAGCGCCGCATCCGTCTGGCGCAGGGCCTCTGGCTCCTCTCCTGGGTGTTGGCGCTGGCCGGAGGCCTCACCGTCCTCTGCAGCGGGCACCTCCTGGTCCAGATCTGTCACCTTGGCTCTTTCTTGGCTCCCACCTGCCCCTTCCATGCCCTGCCAAAGGTGGCCCTGGCAGCCGGGGCAGTGGCTCTGGGCACGGGGCTGGCGGGAGCAGGAGCCAGCCGCGCCAGCCTGGATGCCGCTCAGTACCCTTCCTGGAGAGGGGTCCTGGGCCCACTGCTGGTGGCCAGCGCGGCCGGCGGTGGAGGACTCTTGTTGGTCAGCTTGGTGCTAGCCCTGGCTCTGCCAGCGAGTCTGGACTCGGGGCTGGAGGAGGGCCTGGGCGCCGCCTTGGCACACTACAAGGACACAGAGGTGCCCGGCCACTGCCACGCCAAACGGCTCTTGGATGAGCTGCAGCTGCAAAACCAGTGTTGCGGGCGCCACGGGTACAAGGACTGGTTTGGGGTCCAGTGGGTCAGCAGCCGATACCTGGATCCCAATGACCCGGACGTGGTTGAGTGAGTGATTGGTTCCTTCACCCCCTGGGCTTCCTCCCTCGAGCCCCCCCTCCCTCGCCCCTGACGGCGGCAGCAGAAGGCGCCTGCAGGCCTTGAGGCTGGTGACGCTCTGCCCTTTCCTAGCGGTGACCCAGGCGGTCACCACACACGCTGCTCCGGACAGGCCCTTGTTTCCTCTCTTGGAGAGCGGAGGTAATTGGAGCCGCGGTGCAGTGAAGACAAACGAACCGCGTGCCCATCAGCCAAGGTCTTAGCTGTCATCCCAGCCctggcccgcccctccccccgcccccctgcagcctggccctgggTTCCTGGCTCCAGACCTCACACCTCTACTTCTCTCCCCTGCAGCCGGATCCTGAGTAACGTGGACGGCCTGTACCTCACGGACGGGGTCCCTTTCTCCTGCTGCAACCCCCACTCACCGCGGCCTTGCCTGCAAAGCCGGCTCTcagacccccaggcccaccccctcTTGGATGCGGAACCGCTCAGCCTAAACCTCTGGGCCCACGGCTGCCatggggttctgctggggcgtCTGCAGGGGCTGGCGAGCACACTGGGCAGTGTGCTGGCCGCCACCTGCCTGCTGCACGTGAGTCAGCATGACACCCGAGGCCTCCCTCCATggcccccccacccaccgccccaACTCGGGGGTCTTTGGGACTGTCCCCGCCCCACCCTGACCGCCTTTCCCTTGCTTCCCTCTCACCCCCTGCAGGTTCTAGTGCTCCTGGGCCTGCGGTACCTGCAGACAGccctggaggggcttggaggcGTCATCGAAGGAGAGGGGGAGACCCAGGGCTACCTCTTCTCAGGGGGGCTGAGAGACACGCTCAAGGCCGCGTGGGTGCACGCAGTGGGTGGCCGCAGGCCCGCCCCTGAAGAGACCCCCCCACAGGAGCCTCCTGAGAACGGTTCACCCGAAGaatagctggggctggaggcccTTGGCTCActcgggccgacccgggttcgatgcccgaGCCCTTCCAGGgcggatccctgagtgcagagccgcaAGCAaggcctgagccctgcagggtgtggccccaaaccaaacccaccccaccccccagaaaaaacATCTGAGGTCTAGTGacctggcaggagggaggggggcgggggctgggaacCTCACCACTCTGGGTATAGttcggggggccacacccagcggtgctgatGGGCACTGGGGTCTGTCACGTACACGTGCTGAACCCACCGAGACTCCGAGGGCCTGGCctcacaatttctttcttttttttttttttgggtcacacccggtgatgctcggggttactcctggctctgcccgcaggaatcactcctggcggtgctcgggggaccctctggggtgctgggaatcgaacccgggtgggccgcatacAAGGCTGTCGCTCCAGCTCTGCCTCACAACTTCTTCCTGAGGCCCCCAACGGGGGCACCTCGGGATTCAAGGGGTTACAGCAAGTGTGAGCTCCGGGGTCTGGCTGCGGCTCCCCCTGGCACCGACTCAATAAAGCTTCTGGACTGAGGCCACTGATCTTCCCtcggagggagggggggaagggggggacacTGCTGGCCGGACCCTCCGGGCAGCGCAACAGCAGGGGGCGCGTGGGTGGAGACTGTTTATTCACGGTGGGGGCAGCATGCTCAGGTGGGAGGGTCCAGCCCAgttcctccagccccccagtgcaTGCCCAGCCCCAATAAGTTACCCCGCAACCCAGCTGCCCGCCCTGAGTCCGTCCGTCCTTCTGTGCGACCCAAGCGGGGTTTGCCGGGGCTCAATACTCAATGGGGCCGCTTGTCCCCAGCCTGTGGGCAGCGGTCACAGGGCTGGCGGTGGCggcgaggggaggggcggggcgctcCCCGGGACAGAAGGGCCCTTGGGGCCGGCCTGGCGCGCTAAGGGGTCAGCGGGGACTCGGAATACCACAGCCCCCCGCGCCGGGCCAGGCGCTGGGTGCCCACGCGGGCTGCGCCTGAGGAGGTGGCGCTGGTGGGTGGGTGGCGCCGCGGTCACACCTCAATGGCAGGGTCTGACCCTCGGCCCTGCCGCTGGAGCTGCTCCTCCTGCTTCATCTTGGGCTTCTCCGTCCGCGTGTGCCACACCAGAACCtgtcgggggttggggggggaagaGTGTGGTGAGAGTCAGGCCCAGAGCCCCCCCCAACCAACACCACcatgcccaccccctgcctggcAAACAGGCAGGTCTGCCATCAAAGCCAGAAGGGGAGGCCTCGGAGTCCacaggggggggagggggcctgacCGCCTCCCCTCTGCCACCGGGAAGCGGCTCCACCTGTCTGGCCACACCCCTGAGCCAAGTCAGCAAGGCTAAACCCAagctggggagggctggagtgatagcacagcggggagggcgtttgccttgcactcggcccgacccgggttcgattcccagcatcccatagggtcccctgagcaccgccaggggtaattcctgagtgaccccagtgcatcgctgggtgtgacccaaaaagcaaaaaaaaaaaaaaaaaaaaccaagctggGGGACAGTCCCCCAGGTCCACACTCCTAAACCACCATCCCCACACTCTcctccccagggcctccctcCGCCCTGGAGCCAGTGTCCCTCCCGTGCCCACCCCCCTTCCCGTAATTACCCGAGAGCAGTTGGCCGCCCGGGGCTCCAGGTCTTTGGGGTCCACGAGGTGGCTCAGGAGGCTGCTCTCTAGGTGGCCCCGGGGCGCCGCAGCATCAAACTGGGCATTGGGCTTGGACAGGAGCAGGGGCAGAGCGATGGCAAAGCCTGCCATGTCCATGGGGAAGGGCCTGGTGGGCTCCCAGGCCGTGTGGAAGCCCACCACGCGGCCGTCCTGCACGCGGGGGCCCTCGAAGCGCAGGCCGCCCACCAGCCCCACGGGCCACACAGAGACGCCGCGGGTCCAGCGCATCTGGGAgacgggagagaggagggaggagggggtgggcccAGGGAAAAGGGGGGGGCCTCAGAAGACCACCCCTGGCCCGGCCCACGCCCCTCGGCCAGCAGCCCGAGCGGAATAGGGGTGACCCAGGCTGCAGGggtgccgccccccgcccccgcctcgccGCCAGCCTCACCTCCTCAAAGAGCTCCCGGCTGTACGTGTTGTCGTCATCCGCGAAGTACACCACCCCCGGGGTCCCCGGCGGCGGGGGGGCCTTCTCTCCCCCCACGGCGCCCCCTCCGCTCCGGAGCCAGTCTAGGGCCCTGTTCCGCTGCTCCACCCCGCGGGGCCTCAGCCAGCCGGGCTCCCCGTCCCGGAGCCGCTGGGCACTGGgggtgagcaccgccaggtgcgtGAAGAGGAGGCCAGAGGCGGCCAGCAGCCCTGAGACCAGCGGCGTGGGGCCCTCGGCGTCCTCCACCAGCAGCCAGTGCAGCCGGGGCACCAGGCTCAGGGTCTGGGACAGCCGCACCAGCTCCGCCTTCTGTACCAGCCTGCAGGGGAGAGAGGCAGTAGGAGGCACGGGGCAGGCACAGCCACCTTTCTAGCATATTCCATGACCTCTCCCAGACAACACCCCAGCTCACTCGGCCTCCCCGGGCTGACTCACCTGCCCTGTTCCCGGCAGTCATGGGCCTCCCCACCTCGGACCCCAGGGCTCTTTGGGATCAGCCGGAATTGGGcccgaattttttttttctttttgggtcacacctggcgatgcacaggggttactcctggcagtgctcaggggaccctatgggatgctggcaatcgaacgaACCCGGGAATCGAACgaacccgtgtgcaaggcaaatgccctacccgctgtgctcttgctccagctaAGTTTTGTCAGTCATTCCAGAAGGGGAGTTGGCGCCCGGccggcctccccccagccccccctccccgcctcccgcgGTGCTGAAGGGTGAACCAGCTCAAGCTTCCTTGGCTGTACTATAGACCAAAGATTAAATAAGCTACTGACTTCCCAAGCATACTGGTAAGACCAGCCTCTTTTCCCTCTCTGGTTTCCAGCCAGAGgaacttttttgatttttttttttctgtgggtttttttttttgtgtgtgtgtgtggttttttttttttttggcaggtggAACAaggaaggtcacacccagctgcgttccgggctcactcctagcagggctcaggggcccgtgtgcggtgccagggatgaaagccCAGGCTGGCCGAGAGCAAAGCCAgcgccctaacccctgtgctctgcCTCCTGGACCCAGAGGAATTTACAGCAGCCCCTTGGCATCTGCCCTCGGCTTCTCATTTGGGTTTGGCTTTGGAGTCACGCCtcccggtgctcaggggtcactccggccTCTCTGCTGAGGGGTGGCACACAGAGGTGCCATTGTAGGGGTCcttcctgggtctcctgcatgcaaagcatgtggtctCTCTACAGGGAAGAAAGACTTTGGGAATTTGACCAGGAAGTGAACAGGGAAGGTGTGGTCCcaacccttcctccttcctccttcagcTAGGTCGGCTACAGTtcacgtgtttgtgtgtgtgtctctctctgtctctgtgtgtatacgtgtgcatgtatatgtgtatgtgcatatatgtgcatatgtgtgtgcagaGGGTCTCGGGTTGTCTGTGGCTTGGTGAGAGGAGGCCCTTTTGGCTATAGATCCAAAACCAACTTCAATTGGTTTGTACCAATGATAGTGTGACACTTTAATCTGAAAAATGAAagcaccaggggccagagcaatagcagagtgggtacggcatctgtcttgcatgcaatggacttgggttcgatccccaacaccccatatgcctccccttctccccccgtgcccccagcagtcaggagagattcctgacagtagagccaggagaaagccctgagcaccgccggctgTGTCCCCCACACAAAAGTAAAGCACGAtgaggcaggagcgatagtacagcaggtagggtgtttgccttgcacgcagccgacccaggttcaatccccagcatcccatagggccccccaagcaccgctaggagtaattcctgggtgtagagccaggagcaacccttgagcatcgttgggtgtgacccaaaagccaaaaaaaaaaaaacacacacaaaaaaaaaggtaaaacacgcacaggccagagagatggctccaagggccgAGTGCATGTaggagcaggaggcccagatttaaCTCTGGCTTTAATGACGtggagccccaagcaccaccaggagtaaccccaagaaACAAGCTGAGCACCCCAAGTTGTGTCtcaaactcaacaacaaaaaagtataggccatagagacaggacagaggttagggggcttgccttgcattccaccCCCAATTtgagtccctggtaccacatatggccccgaATCAAGCATTGAgaccagagtagcccctgagcaccaccaggtaaggccccaaaacaacacagtTAGGTCAGCGGCTAGCAGAGAATTAACACTGGCACATTAATTCTAGATCCTGCCACGTGGGGCCGAGACCTTCCATATATCACCAGGGATTCTCAAACTTTCTGAACTTTCTAAGGACAGAGCATGAATTCGAAGCTCAAAagctctttaaaattttattattctaccTTAACTTctggcagttttcttttcttttttgctttttgggtgacacccggcgatgcacgggggtcactcctggctctgcactcaggaattactcctggcggtgctcaggggaccatatgggatgctgggatgctgggattcaaacccgggtcggccgcgtgcaaggcaaacgccctacccactgtgctatcactccagcccctccggcagttttcttttggggtcacatctggcgatgctcggggctatccctggctgtgctcaggggaccatatgggatgctgggaatcgaacccaggccggccgcgtgcaaagcaaatgccctccccgctgtgctatcgctccagccccgacttctGGCAGTTTTATAGGACACCCCCAATGAGTTTCCTAGAAAACAGCCATTTCCCCTCCTGTCTTTGAGCGAAGACAGGGTTGGTTTCCCTTCTGCCATACTCTGGGACAGAAACCTCCCCAAATCCTTCGCCACCATGCCCAGCCTGGTGCTGGGTGCTTGGGTGCCGGTACCTGGAGTAGGTGGGGGTAATGACATAGATAGTAGGCAGGGCCTCGGGctcagggggctgggcaggggcggggggtggcctTCGGAGGTCAGCTTCCAGCTGGGAAATCTTCAGATCCTTCTGCCGCAGCTGTTCAGCCGCTGCCCGCAAGGGAGGGAGGCAGTCACATGGCTGGCCTGGTCCCAGGAAGCAGGGATGGGGACA
Protein-coding regions in this window:
- the B3GAT3 gene encoding galactosylgalactosylxylosylprotein 3-beta-glucuronosyltransferase 3; protein product: MKLKLKNVFLAYFLVSIAGLLYALVQLGQPCDCLPPLRAAAEQLRQKDLKISQLEADLRRPPPAPAQPPEPEALPTIYVITPTYSRLVQKAELVRLSQTLSLVPRLHWLLVEDAEGPTPLVSGLLAASGLLFTHLAVLTPSAQRLRDGEPGWLRPRGVEQRNRALDWLRSGGGAVGGEKAPPPPGTPGVVYFADDDNTYSRELFEEMRWTRGVSVWPVGLVGGLRFEGPRVQDGRVVGFHTAWEPTRPFPMDMAGFAIALPLLLSKPNAQFDAAAPRGHLESSLLSHLVDPKDLEPRAANCSRVLVWHTRTEKPKMKQEEQLQRQGRGSDPAIEV
- the ROM1 gene encoding rod outer segment membrane protein 1 — its product is MARVLALVLPVQRRIRLAQGLWLLSWVLALAGGLTVLCSGHLLVQICHLGSFLAPTCPFHALPKVALAAGAVALGTGLAGAGASRASLDAAQYPSWRGVLGPLLVASAAGGGGLLLVSLVLALALPASLDSGLEEGLGAALAHYKDTEVPGHCHAKRLLDELQLQNQCCGRHGYKDWFGVQWVSSRYLDPNDPDVVDRILSNVDGLYLTDGVPFSCCNPHSPRPCLQSRLSDPQAHPLLDAEPLSLNLWAHGCHGVLLGRLQGLASTLGSVLAATCLLHVLVLLGLRYLQTALEGLGGVIEGEGETQGYLFSGGLRDTLKAAWVHAVGGRRPAPEETPPQEPPENGSPEE